A window from Candidatus Nitrosotenuis uzonensis encodes these proteins:
- a CDS encoding archaellin/type IV pilin N-terminal domain-containing protein has translation MRTRRGISEVIATLMLLGITAAGSLFLANLMQGSGFGSMGANTASPVSPTYAVKLIGYDTRDSTGLLDVQTLENRFDKKLCTQSCSALADSIPQNGGTEFIAVQIKNVSTNSFYIKSIRISGMTHVWDEQTWGVHLDASSDDSSGKYPQNGKFSIVTSSWLQKSSNEIFPDEEVILVAKLSKDITPDIQLARPLQVLVDFGSIRATEFVVMSGDAK, from the coding sequence ATGAGGACAAGACGTGGCATATCTGAAGTAATAGCCACACTTATGCTACTTGGCATAACTGCAGCAGGCTCGCTATTTCTTGCAAATCTGATGCAGGGAAGCGGATTTGGGAGCATGGGGGCAAATACTGCATCACCAGTATCGCCTACCTATGCTGTCAAGCTGATTGGATATGATACGCGTGACTCTACAGGGTTACTTGATGTACAGACACTTGAGAACCGTTTTGATAAAAAACTCTGCACACAATCGTGTTCTGCCTTAGCTGATAGTATACCACAGAACGGCGGGACAGAATTCATTGCAGTCCAGATAAAAAATGTGAGCACGAATTCGTTTTACATAAAAAGCATCCGGATATCCGGAATGACACACGTATGGGATGAGCAGACATGGGGCGTGCATCTTGATGCAAGCTCCGATGATTCTTCCGGCAAATATCCGCAAAATGGCAAGTTTAGCATTGTCACATCGTCATGGCTGCAAAAATCCAGCAACGAGATATTTCCTGATGAGGAAGTAATACTGGTTGCAAAGCTTTCAAAAGACATCACGCCAGACATACAACTTGCAAGACCACTACAAGTGTTAGTTGACTTTGGAAGCATTCGTGCAACAGAGTTTGTGGTTATGAGCGGTGATGCAAAGTGA